One region of Gossypium raimondii isolate GPD5lz chromosome 6, ASM2569854v1, whole genome shotgun sequence genomic DNA includes:
- the LOC105772134 gene encoding uncharacterized protein LOC105772134 has protein sequence MTHYKALYGHKCRTPLCWTKLGERRVLGPELVSKTEDKVRLIWDHLKAATDRQKSYANLKRRDIEYYVGDFLFLKVSPWKKVLKFGRKGKLSLRFIRPYQILKRVRLVAYQLELPPELDRIYDVFQVSMLRWYWSDPSHVVSVEEIEVRSGLTFEEKPVQIID, from the coding sequence ATGACACATTACAAAGCTCTGTATGGTCATAAGTGTCGTACTCCACTATGTTGGACTAAGTTGGGTGAGCGAagagttttgggtcctgagttggtttcCAAGACTGAAGATAAGGTTAGACTAATTTGGGATCATTTGAAAGCGGCTACTGATAGACAGAAGTCCTATGCGAATTTGAAAAGGAGGGATATCGAGTACTATGTGGGTGATTTTTTATTCCTTAAGgtatctccgtggaagaaagttttgaAGTTCGGTCgcaagggcaagttgagcctgAGGTTCATTAGGCCGTATCAAATTTTGAAGCGTGTGAGACTGGTGGCTTATCAGTTAGAGCTACCTCCAGAGTTGGACCGTATCTATGATGTGTTTCAGGTCTCAATGTTGAGGTGGTACTGGTCTGATCCATCTCACGTTGTCtctgttgaggagatcgaggttagatCGGGCTTGACGTTTGAGGAGAAACCAGTTCAGATTATAGATTGA